Proteins encoded by one window of Capsicum annuum cultivar UCD-10X-F1 unplaced genomic scaffold, UCD10Xv1.1 ctg80841, whole genome shotgun sequence:
- the LOC124895244 gene encoding uncharacterized protein LOC124895244 — MVRGTAEHEYHCVPAFSYMIDTLNDGTTYSIMVNKVDCRFMYYFLSLGPCIRGFTHMRKVIAVDDTHLYGKYEGLLLSVVAQNTENHIYPIAFCIVNKENDTSWTFFFKKLKSIMVNGPYLCFIFNRHKSIANGITKTYNHAHHGAYFSNNGFDVITTNIVESVNAMLIDKREYLVASIFNSIAKRFSEIFRERCAYVLKCKDNKFVPAIKKILRDNLSEGDSFYVENISGHERQYTVFGSGSTAKVDLREMSCSCRKFDLVKIPCDHAMAALRSKHGDDYGLSVYDYSSPL, encoded by the exons ATGGTTCGAGGGACAGCGGAGCATGAGTATCACTGCGTGCCCGCTTTTTCGTACATGATCGACACTCTTAATGATGGCACTACCTATTCCATCATGGTAAATAAAGTCGATTGTAGATTTATGTACTACTTTTTATCGTTGGGCCCTTGCATTAGGGGATTCACACACATGAGGAAGGTTATTGCGGTCGACGACACTCATTTATACGGCAAGTACGAGGGGTTACTACTAAGCGTGGTTGCACAGAATACAGAGAACCATATTTATCCCATTGCCTTTTGTATTGTTAACAAGGAGAATGATACGTCTTGGACGTTCTTCTTTAAGAAGCTAAAGTCTATTATGGTCAATGGACCATATTTGTGCTTTATCTTCAATAGGCACAAGAGCATCGCCAACGGCATCACGAAGACGTACAACCATGCTCATCACGG GGCATATTTCTCCAACAACGGGTTTGATGTGATAACCACAAATATTGTCGAGTCGGTGAACGCTATGTTGATTGATAAAAGGGAGTACCTCGTGGCATctatattcaattcaattgccaAGAGGTTTAGTGAAATATTTAGGGAGAGGTGTGCCTACGTCCTCAAATGTAAGGATAATAAATTTGTTCCCGCCATCAAAAAGATCTTAAGAGATAATTTGAGCGAAGGCGACTCCTTCTATGTGGAGAACATAAGTGGGCACGAAAGGCAATACACTGTGTTTGGAAGTGGCTCTACGGCCAAAGTCGACCTAAGGGAAATGTCTTGTTCATGTAGGAAGTTTGACTTGGTCAAAATACCATGCGATCACGCTATGGCCGCTTTGCGATCAAAGCACGGTGATGATTATGGTTTGAGTGTCTATGATTACTCTTCGCCCCTGTAG